GTACATCTCCCGGACGTCCGCGACGACGCTCGGCGGGACGCCGATGTGGTCGGCGGTGGCGTCTTTCGGGACGCCGCCGTCGACGTGCAACGCGAGAACGGAATCGAGCGTGTCGTAGGTCATCCCCAGCTCCGTCGCGTCGGTCTGGCCCGTCCACATCTCCGCGCTCGCGGTCTTCTCGGCGAGGTCGTCGGGGACGCCGACGTGTTTGGCGAGCTGGCGGACCTGCTGTTTGTACAGCGTCGCGATGGGGTGACAGTCCACCGCCCCGTCGCCGTACTTCGTGTAGTACCCCACCAGCGCCTCGCTGCGATTGCCGGTGCCCAGCACCAGCGCCTCCTCGTGGTTCCCGACGAGGTAGTTCAACACGGCGCGACAGCGCACGCGGAGGTTCCCAACGGCGAGCTGGTCGCTCTCCGCCTCGGGGTAGGCGTCGAGGAAGGCGTCGACGAGCGGGTTGATCTCGATGACGTCGTAGTCGATGCCCAGCAGGTCGTTGGCGACCCGCTCGGCGTCGCTCATGTTGTCGGCGGCGTTGACCTCGCTCGGCATCACCAGCCCGTGGACGGCGTCGCGCCCGAGCGCCTCCACGGCCAGATGAGAGACCAGCGTGCTGTCGATACCGCCGGACAGCCCCATCACGGCGCGGTCGACGCCCGCGGCGTCTAGCTGGCCCTCGATGAACTCGGTAATGTGCTCGCGGTGCGCCTCGAGTTCGGTCTCCGAGAAGGAGAGGTCGAGCGGGTCCGTCGCTCGCATGACGGT
This is a stretch of genomic DNA from Halomicroarcula saliterrae. It encodes these proteins:
- a CDS encoding NAD+ synthase codes for the protein MADADTVMRATDPLDLSFSETELEAHREHITEFIEGQLDAAGVDRAVMGLSGGIDSTLVSHLAVEALGRDAVHGLVMPSEVNAADNMSDAERVANDLLGIDYDVIEINPLVDAFLDAYPEAESDQLAVGNLRVRCRAVLNYLVGNHEEALVLGTGNRSEALVGYYTKYGDGAVDCHPIATLYKQQVRQLAKHVGVPDDLAEKTASAEMWTGQTDATELGMTYDTLDSVLALHVDGGVPKDATADHIGVPPSVVADVREMYESSAHKRAMPPGPEPLY